A window from Patescibacteria group bacterium encodes these proteins:
- a CDS encoding NUDIX domain-containing protein: MRTEKQIEIYFFKKAPEGKILFLLAKRTPKRGGFWQPLTGGVEQGETLEQTITRESEEEFGITKINKVINTGYSFEFDYEGHHSEDVFGAEVEFGIEIILSDEHSEFKWLEKDEVFKLLIWPGNIEGFKKLCKILKIGQ; the protein is encoded by the coding sequence ATGAGAACCGAGAAACAAATTGAAATTTATTTTTTCAAAAAAGCTCCGGAAGGGAAGATACTTTTTCTTTTGGCTAAGAGAACTCCCAAGAGAGGCGGCTTTTGGCAGCCTTTAACGGGCGGGGTAGAGCAGGGCGAAACCTTGGAACAGACAATTACAAGAGAGTCGGAAGAAGAGTTTGGAATAACCAAAATAAATAAAGTTATCAATACCGGTTATAGTTTTGAGTTTGATTATGAGGGGCATCACAGCGAAGATGTTTTTGGCGCGGAAGTTGAATTTGGGATTGAAATCATTCTTTCGGATGAACACAGCGAATTCAAGTGGCTGGAAAAAGACGAGGTATTCAAATTGCTCATATGGCCCGGGAACATAGAGGGGTTTAAGAAGTTGTGTAAGATTTTGAAGATTGGTCAATAG
- a CDS encoding NUDIX hydrolase produces MQKGLIVHTIIFNEKNQILILQRSVATKILPNQWDIPGGTLEDGEDPALGVIRETKEEAGLDIKNPSLFFYTSNVDKRKDKQFVRLIFIAEYQSGEVKLSPREHQDYKWIDISEDSKYQTVDYLGPCLEMLKSKSHKLFKL; encoded by the coding sequence ATGCAAAAAGGCCTAATCGTTCACACAATTATTTTCAACGAGAAAAATCAGATTCTCATTCTGCAAAGGTCAGTTGCCACTAAGATTTTGCCAAACCAATGGGACATCCCGGGCGGGACATTAGAAGATGGCGAGGACCCTGCTTTGGGAGTTATCCGTGAAACCAAAGAAGAAGCAGGGCTGGATATCAAAAACCCGAGTTTGTTTTTCTATACTTCAAATGTAGACAAAAGAAAAGACAAACAATTTGTTAGGCTGATTTTTATTGCTGAATATCAAAGTGGGGAAGTTAAACTTAGTCCCAGGGAACATCAGGATTATAAGTGGATTGATATATCAGAAGATAGTAAGTATCAAACAGTTGATTATTTGGGGCCGTGTTTGGAAATGTTAAAATCTAAAAGCCATAAATTATTTAAACTATGA
- a CDS encoding NUDIX domain-containing protein, which yields MKKVRDFYQISLKLILKNKEGKILALKADDGGSYAGFYDFPGGRIDTDEFETPFSEIIKREAEEEIGEVEFKLKLQPVAIGRHLIPAHLASAGKEIRVLYVFFEAEYVSGEV from the coding sequence ATGAAAAAAGTAAGAGATTTTTATCAAATTTCTTTAAAATTGATTCTCAAAAACAAAGAAGGCAAAATACTGGCCCTGAAGGCTGATGATGGCGGCAGTTATGCCGGGTTTTATGATTTTCCCGGCGGCAGAATTGATACTGATGAATTTGAAACGCCTTTTTCCGAAATCATCAAACGGGAAGCAGAAGAGGAAATTGGAGAGGTGGAGTTTAAGCTTAAGCTCCAACCCGTTGCCATTGGCCGGCATTTAATCCCGGCTCATCTCGCGAGTGCAGGCAAAGAAATCCGCGTGCTTTATGTTTTCTTTGAGGCCGAGTATGTGAGCGGGGAAGT